From Micromonospora echinospora, one genomic window encodes:
- a CDS encoding HAD family hydrolase, translated as MGRGAAFFDLDKTVIAKSSALAFGRPFYRDGLITRRDVVKSAYAQLMFRLGGTDEQTMARTRDYLAALCKGWQVEQVRQIVAETLHELINPYVYAEAAALIEEHQAAGRDVVLVSASGEEMVRPIGELLGVTDVIATRMTVQDGRYSGEVEFYAAGPSKVDAVGELAVERGYDLAESYAYSDSYSDRPLLECVGHPTVVNPDRQLRRLATENSWPVLEFRHPVPLGRRLRERPAVPVAAAALGVGVGVAIGIAWYGRHRRTRVTPVA; from the coding sequence GTGGGCCGAGGTGCCGCTTTCTTCGATCTGGACAAGACCGTCATCGCCAAGTCAAGCGCGCTGGCGTTCGGTCGGCCGTTCTACCGCGATGGCCTGATCACCCGACGGGACGTGGTCAAGTCCGCCTACGCCCAGCTCATGTTCCGGCTCGGCGGAACCGACGAGCAGACCATGGCCCGCACTCGCGACTACCTGGCCGCCCTCTGCAAGGGCTGGCAGGTGGAACAGGTCCGTCAGATCGTCGCGGAGACCCTCCACGAGCTGATCAACCCCTACGTGTACGCCGAGGCCGCCGCCCTCATCGAGGAGCACCAGGCCGCCGGCCGGGACGTCGTCCTGGTCTCCGCCTCCGGCGAGGAGATGGTCCGCCCGATCGGGGAGCTGCTCGGCGTCACCGACGTCATCGCCACCCGGATGACGGTGCAGGACGGCCGGTACAGCGGCGAGGTCGAGTTCTACGCCGCCGGGCCGAGCAAGGTCGACGCGGTCGGCGAACTGGCCGTCGAGCGTGGCTACGACCTGGCCGAGTCGTACGCCTACTCCGACTCGTACAGCGACCGACCGCTGCTGGAGTGCGTCGGCCACCCCACCGTGGTGAACCCCGACCGACAGTTGCGCAGGCTGGCCACCGAGAACTCCTGGCCAGTGCTGGAGTTCCGGCACCCCGTCCCGCTGGGTCGCCGCCTGCGGGAACGCCCGGCGGTGCCGGTGGCCGCCGCCGCGCTCGGCGTCGGCGTCGGGGTCGCCATCGGCATCGCCTGGTACGGCCGGCACCGCCGCACCCGGGTCACCCCGGTCGCCTGA